One genomic region from Spirosoma sp. KCTC 42546 encodes:
- the msrB gene encoding peptide-methionine (R)-S-oxide reductase MsrB: MKPTYLFLLIAAFVAGTLWLYGAYIAKPRPPHKRPAGATSPGDRRVEKTDADWKKILPRSVYTITRKQGTEWPGSSELTDEHRQGVYDCVCCHNPLFRSVTKFDSHTGWPSFYAPIVPNAVYNEADGNRTEVRCSVCDAHLGHVFNDGPEPTGLRYCMNGVALVFEPGK, translated from the coding sequence ATGAAACCAACGTACCTCTTCCTTCTTATTGCCGCCTTCGTAGCCGGAACGCTTTGGCTCTACGGGGCTTATATAGCGAAACCCCGCCCTCCTCACAAACGCCCTGCGGGTGCAACCTCACCCGGCGACCGTCGCGTTGAAAAGACGGATGCGGACTGGAAGAAAATCCTTCCCAGATCAGTGTATACCATTACCCGAAAGCAGGGTACTGAGTGGCCGGGCAGCAGTGAATTGACCGATGAACACCGGCAGGGCGTTTATGATTGCGTCTGCTGCCACAACCCGTTATTTCGCTCTGTTACCAAATTTGATTCACACACAGGGTGGCCGAGTTTCTACGCACCAATCGTCCCAAATGCGGTTTATAATGAAGCGGATGGCAATCGAACAGAAGTCCGCTGCTCGGTCTGTGACGCGCATTTGGGTCATGTATTTAACGATGGCCCGGAGCCCACTGGCTTACGCTATTGCATGAATGGCGTAGCGTTGGTGTTTGAGCCTGGGAAGTAA
- a CDS encoding 3-phosphoshikimate 1-carboxyvinyltransferase, protein MNAVRLSPPATLTKPGIIQATIPLASSKSESNRALIIDALTGFQCDLKNLSTARDTQTMIRLLKSEDQIADVLDAGTTMRFLTAYFAVTGQQKTMTGTPRMCERPIGILVDALRSLGADITYLNKEGYPPLQLNGFTAGSSNRISIRGDVSSQYISALVMIAPLLPNGLTLELTGAIGSRPYIEMTLEQMAYFGADVQADWETKTITIAPKPYTPKPYAIESDWSGASYWYSVAALAKDETAEITLLGLKAKSLQGDSAIVDIMRSLGVASTFTESGVRLTKGKVSESLAWDFTDCPDLAQTVAVCAAVKGVILRLTGVESLKIKETDRIAALQAELQKIGAELVEIEPNHLYEVRQLPTSHSLPATIKTYDDHRMAMAFAPVAMREEIIIEEPRVVDKSYPSFWGDMARVATVNFIQEEAIR, encoded by the coding sequence TTGAACGCTGTTCGTTTATCTCCTCCCGCTACGCTGACGAAGCCTGGTATTATCCAGGCCACGATTCCCCTCGCTTCGTCGAAAAGTGAAAGCAACCGTGCCCTTATTATCGACGCCCTGACCGGCTTTCAATGTGACCTGAAAAATCTATCGACCGCCCGTGATACACAGACGATGATCCGGTTGCTAAAGTCAGAAGACCAGATCGCCGATGTGCTGGATGCGGGAACGACAATGCGTTTTCTGACGGCCTATTTCGCCGTAACGGGTCAGCAAAAAACAATGACAGGCACCCCTCGAATGTGTGAACGTCCCATCGGCATACTGGTTGATGCGCTACGATCGCTCGGTGCTGATATTACGTATCTTAACAAAGAAGGGTACCCACCCCTACAGCTTAACGGCTTCACTGCGGGAAGCTCGAACCGGATCAGTATTCGGGGCGATGTGAGCAGTCAATATATTTCTGCCCTGGTGATGATTGCTCCGTTGTTGCCGAATGGGTTGACACTGGAGCTAACAGGTGCCATTGGGTCAAGACCTTATATCGAAATGACGCTGGAACAAATGGCTTATTTTGGGGCTGATGTTCAGGCGGATTGGGAGACAAAGACGATCACTATTGCGCCAAAACCCTATACGCCCAAACCGTATGCCATTGAATCCGATTGGTCGGGGGCGAGTTACTGGTATAGCGTAGCCGCATTAGCTAAAGACGAAACGGCCGAAATTACGCTACTGGGGCTGAAAGCCAAATCGTTGCAGGGCGATAGTGCGATAGTCGATATTATGCGTTCCTTAGGCGTCGCGAGTACCTTTACCGAATCCGGTGTTCGGTTAACCAAGGGTAAGGTTAGTGAATCCTTAGCCTGGGACTTCACCGACTGCCCTGATCTGGCCCAGACGGTTGCTGTGTGTGCCGCAGTAAAAGGTGTAATCTTACGGCTTACAGGAGTCGAGAGTCTGAAAATTAAGGAAACCGACCGAATCGCTGCGCTACAGGCGGAGTTGCAGAAAATTGGGGCTGAATTAGTGGAGATTGAGCCAAACCACCTCTACGAAGTTCGTCAATTGCCAACGAGTCATTCACTGCCTGCTACCATCAAAACCTACGATGATCACCGGATGGCCATGGCGTTTGCACCCGTAGCGATGCGTGAGGAAATAATTATTGAAGAGCCAAGAGTTGTGGATAAATCGTACCCAAGTTTCTGGGGGGATATGGCACGAGTGGCCACGGTTAATTTTATACAGGAAGAAGCTATTCGTTAA
- the prmC gene encoding peptide chain release factor N(5)-glutamine methyltransferase encodes MATAKPLYDRLSKNITAYPPEEAREMAFMLLDHYFGLRKTDILTDKPLPPNRTEPDWFKILERLNRQEPIQHVIGTTIFCGLEFEVSPDVLIPRPETEDLVRLIMHDFADRTDDVPIVDIGTGSGCIAITLARFLPQSVVTGWDVSDEALTLARRNAEHLNADVTFEIQDILNVPTDFSRRFDCVVSNPPYVTRSEAADMHRNVLNYEPDLALFVEDNDPLVFYKAVADFCVRHLTKDGSCYVEINERFGDATRQVFADRGFTKIQVYKDIHGKDRSIRATF; translated from the coding sequence ATGGCCACCGCCAAACCTCTATACGATCGCCTAAGTAAGAATATTACAGCCTACCCACCCGAAGAAGCACGGGAAATGGCCTTTATGTTGCTTGATCATTATTTCGGGCTACGCAAAACGGATATATTGACAGACAAACCGCTGCCACCGAATCGTACCGAACCCGATTGGTTTAAGATTCTGGAGCGACTGAACCGCCAGGAGCCTATTCAGCATGTTATTGGCACAACCATTTTCTGCGGCTTGGAATTCGAGGTATCGCCCGATGTGCTGATTCCCCGGCCCGAAACCGAAGATTTAGTAAGGCTCATTATGCACGACTTTGCCGACCGTACCGACGATGTACCCATTGTTGATATCGGCACGGGCAGTGGGTGCATTGCCATTACCTTAGCTCGTTTCCTGCCACAGTCGGTTGTAACAGGCTGGGATGTTTCCGATGAAGCCCTCACACTGGCCCGACGAAATGCAGAACATCTGAACGCCGACGTTACCTTTGAGATTCAGGACATCCTGAATGTGCCGACCGATTTCAGTCGTCGGTTCGATTGTGTGGTGAGTAACCCACCCTACGTAACCCGTTCAGAAGCTGCTGATATGCATCGTAATGTACTGAATTACGAGCCCGATCTCGCTCTGTTTGTGGAAGACAACGACCCGCTGGTGTTTTATAAAGCCGTTGCCGATTTCTGCGTTCGTCACCTAACCAAAGATGGGTCCTGTTACGTTGAAATCAATGAGCGGTTCGGTGATGCAACCCGGCAGGTGTTTGCCGATCGAGGCTTCACAAAAATTCAGGTCTATAAAGATATTCACGGCAAGGATCGAAGCATCCGGGCAACGTTTTAA
- the nagA gene encoding N-acetylglucosamine-6-phosphate deacetylase, whose translation MNQFINATVFTGDEWLSNGSVRTDNGRIQEISTAETTSVPNGTTIIDLNGDYLLPGFVDLQLYGGSNLFLNDQPTPDTVRHIYDSHARNGTTTLLPTIHSTSLAIMQESMAAVQVVRSENPFGVPGIHIEGPYFNPIKRGAHSMAYVRTPAEGELEALFSTNADVIRILTLAPEILTPEQFQTLKKLKHPSTLLSLGHSNATYQQATAAFNDGMPLATHLYNAMRGYESREPGVVGAVFDHPTVRASIIADSYHCNPTTIRIAYRLLGERLFLISDALFANPPRPTFELGQFVVHFEPDPNGPDPSRPGRYVNNEGNLAGSAITLIDCVRIAVEQAGIPLTNALRMASTIPAEIIGLGDLLGKIQPGYLANLVRADKTLHTKGVWASGKQLA comes from the coding sequence ATGAATCAGTTTATTAACGCCACCGTTTTTACCGGCGATGAATGGCTTTCGAACGGGTCGGTACGTACTGATAACGGTCGCATTCAGGAAATATCGACAGCAGAAACAACATCTGTGCCCAATGGAACAACGATTATTGACCTCAACGGTGATTACCTCCTTCCGGGCTTTGTGGATTTGCAGTTGTACGGCGGGTCGAATCTATTTCTGAACGACCAGCCAACGCCCGACACAGTTCGGCATATTTACGACTCGCATGCGCGCAATGGCACCACCACCTTACTGCCTACCATTCATTCGACATCGCTGGCTATTATGCAGGAGTCGATGGCGGCTGTGCAGGTTGTACGCAGCGAAAACCCATTCGGCGTTCCAGGTATTCATATCGAAGGCCCTTATTTCAATCCTATCAAGCGTGGAGCACACAGCATGGCCTACGTCCGAACGCCCGCCGAAGGTGAACTGGAAGCCTTATTCAGTACCAACGCCGACGTGATTCGGATTCTGACACTAGCGCCTGAAATTCTGACGCCTGAGCAATTCCAAACGCTAAAGAAACTCAAACACCCTAGTACGCTATTGTCACTTGGCCACAGTAATGCTACGTATCAACAGGCCACAGCGGCTTTCAATGATGGTATGCCATTAGCAACTCATCTTTATAATGCGATGCGTGGGTACGAAAGCCGTGAACCGGGTGTGGTGGGTGCTGTTTTTGATCATCCAACAGTTCGGGCCAGCATCATAGCCGATAGCTACCATTGCAATCCAACCACCATCCGCATTGCCTATCGGCTACTGGGGGAGCGGCTCTTCCTTATTTCAGACGCGTTGTTCGCTAATCCACCTCGTCCAACGTTCGAGTTAGGGCAGTTTGTTGTCCATTTTGAGCCGGACCCTAACGGGCCGGACCCATCCAGGCCGGGACGTTATGTTAATAATGAGGGAAATCTGGCGGGTTCGGCAATCACCCTAATTGATTGCGTTCGGATTGCAGTTGAGCAGGCGGGTATTCCCCTAACAAACGCCTTACGGATGGCATCCACTATTCCGGCGGAGATTATTGGATTGGGTGACTTATTAGGAAAAATCCAGCCGGGTTATCTGGCCAATCTGGTTCGAGCAGATAAAACACTACATACCAAAGGCGTCTGGGCATCAGGCAAACAGCTAGCCTAA
- a CDS encoding TonB-dependent receptor: MQRKLRKHDVLPVLVTLFVLAIALPTDALAQARKITGKVQTGTSELLQGVNVLVKGNSRKGAVTDNQGLFSLEASPTDVLVISFIGFKSKEIQVGNETNFTISLDEDATQLSELVVTGTRNVGRTIIESPVPVDVISIKDIMGSLPQIDLAQMLAFVAPSFNAVRSQGGDLNSHVDPVQLRNMAPNQILVLVNGKRRHTSALLITETAVGSPSTTVDLMTIPVSAIDRVEILRDGAAAQYGSDAVAGVVNIILKKGTNKLTASLTGGGYANTGGQAGALTKDGKPDGFNYQFDANYGFKIADKGFINISGQITQRRPTLRPFVNDWGFFDNTYLNNLRTDKNGNPVITNPELINAQVAGNTSLMTSLKTEDGLMSARGLTKADFAVYAGMPAITLGSMFYNAGFEINPTTSFYSFGGMSYKYLEGFSCYFRRPAQTDRFNYLLYPNGFRPQMTSNTSDISNTVGIKSKIGDFTVDFSNTFGKNTMRLGMVNTFNASLGSNSPVNMNLGTHQFTQNSTNLDFSRYFKGVMNGLNIAFGAEMRIENYKIIKGQEESYSYGTAGVLTVGKDGLLVGPDGKPLEDASSTPIVDANGNPLSVFAGQQVTVKSLSSNCQCFAGFGPKNERNEFRTTMGAYLDAELELTRKFLVAGAFRLENYSDFGGVTIGKLAARYSISKTLSIRGSIASGFRAPSLQELNYTHTATAFVPDANGIPQPLDVTTYPTNSTAARVLGIKGLKQEQSRTYGFGLTYQPVRGFEVTLDAYQIDVDNRIFRTSYFNASEVGNNYGEVIGDGEAQFFVNGADVRSKGLEAVGNYTMNLQGNKSFTFSLAAIFSKNTVLNRKTLNLNVANLTEDQVVGKYLSRDVIGQFETGTPRTKLIGSVAFRANKFNTMLRGTYYGTVTERSVSADNDGNFYDQTFSGQAIFDLSFGYDLTRNLKVSIGGSNIFDKYPQILRSENQGFYLYSNNQQGSNGAYYYGRVMFNF; the protein is encoded by the coding sequence ATGCAAAGAAAATTACGTAAACATGACGTACTACCAGTACTAGTCACCTTGTTTGTATTGGCCATTGCGCTTCCAACGGACGCATTGGCTCAGGCCAGGAAAATTACGGGTAAGGTACAGACAGGCACTTCTGAATTATTACAGGGTGTCAATGTGCTGGTAAAAGGCAATAGTCGAAAAGGGGCGGTCACCGATAATCAGGGACTATTTTCACTGGAAGCATCGCCCACCGATGTCCTTGTGATCAGCTTCATCGGTTTTAAATCGAAGGAGATACAAGTTGGGAATGAAACCAATTTCACGATTTCGCTGGATGAAGATGCCACTCAGTTAAGTGAATTGGTTGTGACCGGAACCCGAAACGTCGGTCGTACCATCATTGAATCGCCGGTGCCGGTAGATGTTATTTCGATCAAGGATATAATGGGATCACTGCCCCAGATTGATTTAGCTCAGATGCTGGCCTTTGTGGCGCCCAGTTTCAATGCTGTCCGTTCACAGGGGGGGGATCTTAACTCACACGTCGATCCCGTGCAGTTACGGAATATGGCTCCCAACCAGATATTGGTTCTGGTTAACGGAAAGCGACGCCATACATCGGCCCTACTTATTACTGAAACGGCGGTGGGCAGTCCGTCTACTACGGTTGATTTAATGACGATTCCTGTGTCAGCCATTGATCGGGTGGAGATTCTTCGCGACGGCGCTGCGGCTCAGTACGGTTCAGATGCGGTAGCAGGTGTGGTGAACATCATCCTGAAGAAAGGCACGAATAAATTAACGGCTAGCCTGACGGGTGGCGGGTACGCCAATACGGGTGGACAGGCGGGAGCGTTGACCAAAGACGGCAAACCGGATGGATTCAATTACCAGTTTGATGCGAACTACGGGTTCAAAATTGCCGATAAAGGGTTCATTAATATTTCAGGCCAGATCACTCAGCGCCGACCCACACTGCGTCCGTTCGTAAATGATTGGGGTTTCTTCGACAATACGTATCTGAACAACCTCCGAACTGATAAAAACGGAAATCCGGTCATCACGAACCCTGAATTGATAAACGCCCAGGTAGCTGGCAACACCTCGCTGATGACATCGCTGAAAACAGAAGATGGTCTGATGAGCGCACGCGGATTAACAAAGGCCGATTTTGCCGTATACGCTGGTATGCCAGCCATTACGCTGGGCAGCATGTTTTATAATGCTGGTTTTGAGATAAACCCAACCACTTCGTTCTACAGTTTTGGCGGTATGTCGTATAAATATCTGGAAGGCTTCTCCTGCTATTTCCGCCGGCCCGCCCAAACCGACCGCTTCAACTACCTGCTTTATCCCAATGGGTTCAGGCCTCAGATGACCTCAAACACGTCTGATATTTCCAATACAGTTGGTATCAAAAGCAAGATCGGCGATTTCACAGTTGACTTCAGTAATACGTTTGGAAAAAATACTATGCGGCTTGGCATGGTCAATACGTTCAATGCGTCTCTGGGTTCCAATTCGCCCGTGAACATGAATCTGGGAACCCACCAGTTCACCCAGAATTCAACTAATCTTGACTTCTCCCGCTATTTCAAAGGAGTGATGAACGGCCTGAATATCGCCTTTGGTGCAGAAATGCGTATTGAGAACTATAAAATCATTAAAGGTCAGGAAGAAAGCTATAGCTACGGCACAGCAGGCGTCCTAACGGTAGGCAAAGATGGTCTTCTTGTTGGACCCGATGGCAAACCGCTGGAAGATGCCAGTAGCACACCTATTGTTGATGCTAATGGCAATCCATTATCGGTCTTTGCCGGGCAACAGGTCACTGTTAAATCCTTGTCGTCTAACTGTCAGTGCTTTGCCGGTTTTGGTCCCAAGAATGAACGAAATGAATTCAGAACGACGATGGGTGCCTATTTAGATGCTGAATTGGAACTCACCCGAAAATTTTTAGTGGCAGGTGCTTTCCGGCTGGAAAATTACTCTGACTTTGGGGGTGTAACGATTGGGAAGCTGGCAGCCCGCTATTCGATCTCGAAAACCCTGTCGATCCGTGGCTCGATTGCCAGCGGCTTCCGGGCACCTTCGCTCCAGGAGTTAAACTATACGCACACGGCTACTGCGTTCGTGCCGGATGCGAACGGCATTCCACAGCCTCTGGATGTAACTACTTACCCTACCAATAGTACAGCGGCCCGGGTGTTAGGCATTAAAGGCTTAAAACAGGAACAATCCCGTACCTACGGCTTTGGCCTTACCTATCAGCCGGTTCGTGGCTTTGAAGTAACGTTAGATGCCTACCAGATTGATGTAGACAACCGTATCTTCAGAACCAGTTATTTCAACGCGTCTGAAGTAGGCAATAACTATGGTGAAGTAATTGGCGATGGGGAGGCTCAATTTTTCGTAAATGGGGCCGATGTACGCTCTAAAGGCCTTGAAGCTGTTGGAAATTATACGATGAATCTACAAGGCAACAAAAGCTTCACATTCAGCCTTGCCGCTATTTTCAGCAAAAACACAGTACTCAACCGGAAGACGCTCAACCTGAATGTAGCCAATCTGACCGAAGATCAGGTTGTAGGAAAATACCTTAGCCGTGATGTAATCGGACAATTTGAAACGGGAACCCCAAGAACAAAGCTGATTGGTTCGGTTGCTTTTCGCGCCAATAAATTTAACACAATGCTCCGGGGCACCTATTATGGCACGGTGACAGAGCGGTCTGTGTCTGCCGATAACGATGGCAATTTTTATGACCAGACGTTTTCGGGCCAGGCGATTTTTGACCTAAGCTTTGGCTACGATCTAACTCGTAATTTGAAAGTGTCTATTGGCGGTAGTAATATCTTCGATAAATATCCTCAAATACTCCGCTCAGAGAATCAGGGTTTTTATCTGTATTCCAACAATCAGCAAGGGTCTAACGGTGCCTATTACTATGGTCGTGTGATGTTCAACTTCTAA
- a CDS encoding MoxR family ATPase translates to MQPTTSFTYHTKIREVFSEMSQVVVGQERLLNRLLIGLFTGGHILLEGVPGLAKTLTINTLAKVLELDFQRIQFTPDLLPADLIGTMIFNQKTAEFEVKQGPIFANLILADEINRSPAKVQSALLEAMQEKQVTIGEETFVLDRPFLVLATQNPVEQEGTYPLPEAQVDRFMMKVFVDYLNKDDELEVMRRMSNMNFDYEVQPVLGKEELVAIRNEINGITISETLERYIIELVFATRRPLEYNLRDESRYIQFGVSPRASINLNLAAKALAYFDRRDYVLPEDIKEVAPDVFNHRIMLNYEAEADGVTTLQIIDSILRKVAIGR, encoded by the coding sequence ATGCAGCCAACCACTTCCTTCACCTACCATACAAAAATCCGCGAGGTATTCAGTGAGATGAGCCAGGTAGTGGTTGGGCAGGAACGCCTGCTCAATCGGTTACTCATTGGCTTATTTACAGGTGGACATATCTTACTGGAGGGCGTTCCTGGCTTAGCAAAAACACTGACGATCAACACGCTGGCCAAGGTTCTTGAATTAGATTTTCAACGCATTCAGTTTACCCCCGATCTACTACCCGCTGACCTGATTGGCACGATGATTTTCAATCAGAAAACAGCTGAATTTGAGGTAAAACAAGGGCCTATTTTTGCGAACCTGATTCTGGCAGATGAAATTAACCGTTCTCCTGCCAAAGTTCAGTCGGCTCTGCTCGAAGCCATGCAGGAAAAGCAGGTTACCATCGGCGAAGAAACCTTTGTACTGGATCGCCCTTTTCTGGTACTAGCCACGCAAAACCCTGTGGAGCAGGAAGGTACTTATCCGCTGCCAGAAGCTCAGGTAGACCGATTCATGATGAAAGTCTTTGTCGATTACCTGAACAAAGACGATGAACTGGAAGTCATGCGCCGGATGTCGAACATGAATTTCGATTACGAAGTACAGCCCGTACTGGGGAAAGAAGAACTGGTAGCCATTCGCAACGAAATCAATGGTATCACTATCTCCGAAACGCTTGAACGCTACATCATCGAGTTGGTGTTCGCCACCCGCCGACCGCTGGAATATAACCTCCGCGATGAATCCCGGTATATTCAATTTGGTGTATCGCCCCGGGCCAGCATTAATCTGAATCTGGCAGCGAAAGCGCTCGCTTACTTCGACCGGCGGGATTATGTACTACCCGAAGATATCAAAGAAGTGGCCCCAGATGTATTCAACCACCGAATTATGCTCAACTACGAAGCCGAAGCCGACGGGGTTACGACCCTACAGATCATCGACTCTATTTTGCGTAAAGTAGCGATTGGTCGGTAA
- a CDS encoding MBOAT family protein: protein MLFNSLQFLLFFIVVTLSYFSLKWQGRWMLLLVASCYFYMVFQPTYILILFLTIVIDYIAGIWIEKSSGKARRWLLILSLISNLGILAFFKYLGFFTENIAALFDAFQMPHIAETVTRLVNRVFVQVLHVFGQSGIASYKDNMSILPIGLSFHTFQAMSYTIEVYRGNQKAEKHFGIYSLYVMFYPQLVAGPIERPQNVLWQFHDYFKYDVENVKAGLMQMAFGLFKKLVIADRLAMLVDYSYGNPSEQNGLTLLAATFFYTFQIYCDFSGYSDVAIGAARVMGFDLMENFRTPYIAQSISEFWRRWHISLSTWFRDYLYIPLGGNRKGEFRQYLNMLIVFLASGLWHGPNWTYVIWGGLNGLYQILAVLRDKLLAKMGFSITPPSLVTSPVNDTLSRKSPVRVVVNTLITFVLIMLTWVFFRARSLSDAFLILKQIATLSIRDQINSPMNSVEMWFSIFLIVFLLVKEYFYLTIPTRSTARFAILFALITFMTYLFGVFSSNQFIYFQF, encoded by the coding sequence ATGTTATTTAATTCACTACAATTTTTACTGTTCTTTATTGTCGTCACCCTGAGCTACTTCAGCCTGAAGTGGCAAGGCCGGTGGATGCTGTTGTTAGTAGCCAGTTGCTATTTCTACATGGTATTCCAGCCGACCTATATCCTGATTCTGTTTCTAACCATTGTCATAGATTACATTGCTGGTATCTGGATCGAGAAATCAAGCGGAAAAGCCCGCCGATGGCTGTTAATCCTATCGCTGATATCCAACCTGGGTATTCTGGCGTTTTTTAAATACCTCGGCTTCTTTACGGAAAACATTGCGGCCTTGTTCGATGCGTTTCAGATGCCGCACATTGCCGAAACCGTTACCAGGCTGGTAAACCGGGTGTTTGTACAGGTACTACATGTGTTCGGACAAAGTGGCATAGCGTCCTATAAAGACAACATGAGCATTTTGCCCATTGGCCTGTCGTTCCACACGTTTCAGGCTATGAGCTATACTATTGAAGTGTACCGGGGGAATCAGAAAGCGGAGAAGCATTTCGGCATCTACTCCCTTTACGTGATGTTCTATCCGCAGTTGGTAGCTGGTCCGATTGAGCGGCCTCAAAACGTACTGTGGCAGTTTCATGATTACTTCAAATACGATGTTGAGAATGTAAAGGCTGGGCTTATGCAGATGGCCTTTGGGCTCTTTAAAAAGCTCGTTATTGCCGACCGACTGGCTATGCTCGTTGATTATAGCTACGGCAATCCGTCCGAGCAGAATGGCCTGACACTCCTGGCCGCTACGTTTTTCTATACGTTCCAGATTTACTGTGATTTTTCGGGTTATTCCGACGTGGCAATCGGGGCTGCACGGGTTATGGGGTTCGATCTCATGGAAAACTTCCGAACGCCCTATATTGCGCAATCTATTTCGGAGTTCTGGCGACGCTGGCATATTTCGCTCTCGACCTGGTTCCGGGATTACCTGTATATTCCGCTGGGCGGAAACCGCAAAGGTGAATTTCGGCAGTACCTCAATATGCTGATCGTGTTTCTGGCCAGCGGCCTCTGGCATGGTCCCAACTGGACGTACGTGATTTGGGGTGGCCTGAATGGCCTCTACCAGATTCTTGCCGTTCTGCGCGACAAGCTATTGGCAAAAATGGGCTTTTCAATAACACCCCCGAGCCTTGTAACTTCTCCCGTTAATGATACCCTAAGCCGAAAATCGCCGGTGCGGGTGGTTGTTAACACGCTCATCACCTTCGTACTGATTATGCTGACATGGGTGTTCTTCCGAGCCCGCAGCCTGAGCGATGCATTCCTGATCCTGAAACAAATTGCCACCTTGTCTATCCGTGACCAGATTAATAGCCCGATGAATTCAGTGGAAATGTGGTTCAGTATTTTCCTGATCGTATTCCTGTTAGTGAAGGAATATTTTTATCTGACCATCCCAACACGCAGTACCGCCCGATTCGCGATTTTATTCGCGCTGATCACGTTCATGACCTACCTCTTCGGTGTTTTCTCCTCGAACCAGTTCATTTATTTCCAGTTCTGA
- the ribD gene encoding bifunctional diaminohydroxyphosphoribosylaminopyrimidine deaminase/5-amino-6-(5-phosphoribosylamino)uracil reductase RibD has translation MNQFMRRALELATLGRGHVSPNPMVGCVIVHEAAGKTPRIIGEGWHQRYGEAHAERNALLSVRPEDVHLLPESTAYVTLEPCSHYGKQPPCADLLIEKQIGRVVCCNDDPNPLVASNGFAKLRAAGIPVETGVLVEEGRELNARFFTFFEKKRPYIILKWAETADGFIGAEGGMPVKITGDLANRLVHRWRSEEDGILVGTNTARADNPRLNTRLWPGKNPTRIVIDNQLSLDKSLNLFDGSQPTIVYHQREGQVIKERPKVIHSFTLSLVHLLQDLHHRQIQSVLVEGGATLLESFIEAGLWDEMWVFRSRMMLGEGRFADAIKAPVVHGRLISREMVGDDELTIYKNSPGN, from the coding sequence ATGAACCAATTCATGCGTCGTGCTCTCGAATTAGCTACCCTTGGTCGGGGTCATGTTAGCCCAAACCCAATGGTTGGCTGTGTGATTGTACACGAGGCTGCGGGCAAAACACCCCGAATCATTGGGGAAGGCTGGCACCAGCGGTATGGTGAAGCACATGCGGAACGAAATGCACTACTGTCGGTTCGACCTGAAGACGTACATCTGCTGCCCGAGAGTACGGCCTACGTAACATTAGAACCCTGTTCTCATTACGGCAAACAGCCTCCCTGCGCGGATCTGCTCATCGAAAAACAGATTGGACGCGTAGTTTGCTGTAATGACGACCCGAATCCGCTGGTAGCGAGCAACGGTTTTGCCAAATTACGAGCAGCTGGTATTCCTGTTGAAACTGGTGTTCTGGTCGAAGAAGGTCGTGAACTGAATGCACGATTCTTTACCTTCTTTGAAAAGAAACGCCCTTACATCATCCTGAAATGGGCAGAAACCGCCGATGGCTTTATTGGCGCAGAAGGTGGAATGCCCGTTAAAATAACTGGTGATTTAGCCAATCGACTGGTTCACCGTTGGCGAAGCGAAGAAGATGGTATACTGGTTGGCACCAACACTGCCCGTGCCGACAACCCCCGGCTAAATACGCGCCTATGGCCGGGCAAGAATCCGACGCGTATTGTGATTGATAATCAGCTTTCGCTGGATAAAAGCCTAAATCTGTTCGATGGCTCTCAACCTACCATTGTGTATCATCAAAGAGAAGGTCAGGTAATAAAAGAGCGCCCCAAGGTCATTCACTCATTCACTCTTTCGCTCGTTCACTTATTACAAGACCTTCACCACCGCCAGATTCAGTCGGTTTTGGTGGAGGGCGGGGCTACGCTCCTGGAGTCGTTTATCGAAGCTGGTTTGTGGGACGAGATGTGGGTCTTCCGCAGTCGAATGATGTTGGGCGAGGGGCGGTTCGCCGATGCGATAAAAGCGCCCGTAGTACACGGTAGGCTGATAAGCCGGGAGATGGTGGGAGACGATGAATTGACGATTTACAAAAACAGCCCTGGAAACTGA